A genomic segment from Meiothermus sp. Pnk-1 encodes:
- a CDS encoding DCC1-like thiol-disulfide oxidoreductase family protein, with product MVSLWSFFNILESQPFNRIGARLLQIGVGGVILYRTVTELPFAQYLYGPNGAAMGSTIALLGPTGVWVDAVFYSTWGVYLILALWGLGGLGLILGFRPRLSTLLALMGSLLVELRNNTSDGGDNISRLLLLYMLFFHPRLEKPSAIRPGAAVFFHNIGVVSVYLQLIILYLVSATTKLQGEAWISGTAVYYVTQLDSYGPPWAPVRELFKNPWIATLATYSTIIYQMFFPAMLLAPPTWKIFWTVFGILLHLNFAILMGLVTFSTVMISLLLFTLRDKEWALIAQIIKRWIPRLTVFVDSNCAYCNRAGRWINRMDLLGLCRVTSYRTDMSFRHYNLDFEAVDREMHVVRQLGDKYRIFRGFDAVVALTKHLPPLWPVLPIAVLLQVSGLGPKLYRWLADHRVLVTAGTCQGESCPIRSQS from the coding sequence ATGGTTAGTTTGTGGAGTTTTTTTAATATTTTAGAATCGCAGCCTTTTAATCGAATTGGCGCACGACTCTTGCAAATCGGGGTCGGTGGGGTGATATTGTACCGCACAGTTACCGAGCTGCCCTTCGCGCAATACCTCTATGGTCCGAACGGCGCGGCCATGGGGTCAACTATAGCCTTGTTAGGTCCCACAGGCGTTTGGGTTGACGCGGTCTTTTATAGTACTTGGGGTGTTTATTTAATTCTTGCCCTTTGGGGATTGGGAGGACTAGGCCTAATACTGGGCTTCCGACCCCGGCTTAGCACGCTGCTTGCTCTGATGGGCAGTTTGTTGGTTGAGTTAAGGAATAACACTAGTGATGGCGGTGACAACATTTCGCGTCTATTGCTTTTATACATGCTCTTTTTCCATCCCCGCCTCGAGAAGCCTTCGGCGATAAGGCCGGGCGCCGCAGTTTTCTTTCATAACATCGGAGTCGTATCAGTTTATCTTCAATTGATCATCCTATACCTAGTTTCTGCAACTACCAAATTGCAAGGGGAAGCGTGGATTAGCGGCACTGCTGTCTACTATGTAACTCAATTAGATAGTTATGGCCCCCCATGGGCTCCGGTTCGTGAACTCTTCAAAAATCCGTGGATTGCGACGTTAGCCACCTATAGCACCATCATTTATCAGATGTTCTTTCCAGCTATGCTATTGGCTCCTCCGACATGGAAAATCTTCTGGACAGTATTCGGAATTTTGCTTCACCTAAATTTTGCGATTCTGATGGGTTTAGTGACCTTTTCCACAGTAATGATCTCTCTTCTTCTATTTACCTTGCGTGACAAAGAGTGGGCTCTGATCGCTCAGATTATAAAGCGTTGGATTCCAAGACTTACCGTGTTTGTGGATAGCAATTGCGCATACTGTAATCGAGCCGGTCGTTGGATCAACCGTATGGATCTGCTTGGTCTCTGCCGGGTGACCTCCTACCGGACGGACATGAGCTTCAGACACTATAACCTGGATTTCGAAGCTGTAGATCGAGAGATGCACGTAGTAAGACAACTGGGGGATAAATATAGGATTTTTCGAGGATTTGACGCAGTTGTTGCGCTGACGAAACACCTTCCCCCGCTTTGGCCAGTTCTGCCGATAGCCGTTCTACTCCAGGTGTCTGGACTTGGGCCGAAACTGTACCGCTGGCTAGCAGACCACCGGGTATTAGTCACGGCAGGAACCTGTCAGGGTGAATCCTGCCCTATTAGGAGTCAATCGTAG